The Streptomyces rimosus genomic interval CCGCGGAGATTCCGACCCGTAGGGGCAGTCCTGCCGCATCGGACAGGATGTGCATCTTGGAACCGGGTTTACCCCGGTCCACGGGTGACGGACCTGCAAGTTCGCCCGCTTATCTGTTTGAGGGGCAGGGTCAAGCGGTGTGTGGGCATGTGCGCGGACGTCTCGAGTGGCGTCCGGCGACATGATGATCGATGGGGTCGGGCTCACGGATGCGGCCGCTCAGTCTTTTGAGGCCCTCGGGCGGAGTGGAGCCGCTGGGCAGGGTGCCTGCAGGAGCTGGCCGCTGGCATCGTTAAAGGGATCGGGCGGGGCCCCGCACCGGGTGCCGGAGTTCGTCACACCGCGGCGAGCGCCTCGCCGCCGAGGGCCCGCAGGGCATGATGGGCCCGGCGGACGAGTTTGCGGGCCACCGACAGCGCGGCCCGGTTGCCACCGCACCTGGCTTTGACCTGCTGGTAGTAGGCGTAGTCGGGGGCACTGGGCCGGGCGGCGCACTTGGCGGCTTCGAACAGCGCCCATCGCAGCAGCGGCGGTCCCTGGCGGGCCAGGCGGTCGGGGCTGCGTTTGGTGTCGGACGAATAGACGGTCACGTCCAGTCCCGTGTGGCGGACGGCCTGGCGGGAGGAGGAGAAGCGGCGCGCGTTGCCGAGCTCGGCCCAGATGGCCACCGCGGTGACCGGCCCGACGCCGTAGTGCTCCAGCAGGGTTGCGCATCCGGGCTGCTTGCGTGCGAAGGCGGTCAGCCGGCGGCGGAGCGGGGCCATTTCGTTTTCCAGGGCATTGAGCGTCCGCAGCGCGGCCAGGACGGCTTGGTGGGCGGCGGGTGACAGTCCGTCGCCGCTGGCCAGCCGGGCCCGGTGGTCGGCTGCGAGGAGGTCCCCGGTGGGCGCGGCGACGCCGTGGTGGAAGAGCGTGGCGTGGATGCGCTGGACCCAGGCGGTGTGCTCGTCGCGCAGGTCCTTGTAGAGCCGCAGGAGGGTGCGCATCTTTAGGACCTGCCGGGGCGGAATCCAGGACGGGGGAAGACGCCCGTCGGCGAGCAGTTCGCGGATCTTGCGGGCATCCGCCCGGTCGGTCTTGGCCCGGCGCTTGGGCCGTCGGCCGCCGCGGTATCGGCCGGCTCGGCCAACTGCACCTCGATGCCGGCCGCCTGGCATTCCTCGACGATGAACCGCCAGCCGGTGCAGCCCTCG includes:
- a CDS encoding transposase, whose translation is MRELLADGRLPPSWIPPRQVLKMRTLLRLYKDLRDEHTAWVQRIHATLFHHGVAAPTGDLLAADHRARLASGDGLSPAAHQAVLAALRTLNALENEMAPLRRRLTAFARKQPGCATLLEHYGVGPVTAVAIWAELGNARRFSSSRQAVRHTGLDVTVYSSDTKRSPDRLARQGPPLLRWALFEAAKCAARPSAPDYAYYQQVKARCGGNRAALSVARKLVRRAHHALRALGGEALAAV